The Candidatus Rokuibacteriota bacterium genome has a window encoding:
- the pilB gene encoding type IV-A pilus assembly ATPase PilB: MAEPKLGQPVSRRLGDLLVREGLINQEQLQRALVEQKGNNEKLGSILIRHSVITEDQLVAFLSKQYGIPSITLSQLDIDADVLKLVPAQIAKKYEVLPIKRTGNSLTLAMADPTNVFAVDDVGFMTNLQVIPVVAAQGAIRKALDRLYEAQGSGMAEVISEMEGTAGDVEVVEGDEESWAKADIFELKESADEAPVVRLVNMILVDAIRRGASDIHLEPYEKVFRVRFRVDGVLHEIMTPPKRLETALTSRVKIMSTMDIAERRLPQDGRIKLRYNQREIDFRVSTLPTIFGEKTVLRILDKESLQLDLTMLGFDAWSLEQFNKAIHQPYGMILITGPTGSGKTTTLYSAIHTINSPDVNIMTAEDPVEYNLKGVNQVQINEGIGRTFGAALRSFLRQDPDVILVGETRDLETAQIGIRAALTGHLVLSTLHTNDCPGTVARLLDMGIPPFLVSSALTLILAQRLGRKICKDCKQPYEADEESLVPYGHVPQGLGKVQFYKGKGCHTCSFTGMKGRVAVYEVMPIGDELRELILRNAPTAEILQLALTQGMKTLRQNALQKVIDGVTTLEEVLRVTLG; this comes from the coding sequence ATGGCGGAACCGAAACTCGGACAACCGGTTAGCCGGCGTCTCGGGGACCTCCTGGTTCGCGAAGGTCTCATCAACCAGGAGCAGCTCCAGCGTGCCCTCGTCGAGCAAAAGGGCAACAACGAGAAGCTCGGCTCGATCCTCATCCGCCACAGCGTCATCACCGAAGACCAGCTGGTCGCCTTCCTCTCGAAGCAGTACGGTATCCCCTCCATCACGCTCTCGCAGCTCGACATCGACGCCGACGTGCTCAAGCTCGTCCCGGCCCAGATCGCCAAGAAGTACGAGGTGCTCCCGATCAAGCGCACCGGCAATTCCCTGACGCTGGCCATGGCGGACCCGACCAACGTCTTCGCGGTGGACGACGTGGGGTTCATGACCAACCTCCAGGTCATCCCGGTCGTCGCCGCCCAGGGCGCCATCCGCAAGGCCCTCGACCGACTCTACGAGGCGCAGGGCTCGGGGATGGCCGAGGTCATCTCGGAGATGGAGGGGACAGCCGGCGACGTCGAGGTCGTCGAGGGCGACGAGGAATCGTGGGCGAAGGCCGACATCTTCGAGCTGAAGGAGTCGGCGGACGAGGCTCCGGTGGTGCGGCTGGTGAACATGATCCTGGTGGACGCCATCCGGCGGGGGGCGTCGGACATCCACCTCGAGCCGTACGAGAAGGTCTTCCGTGTCCGCTTCCGCGTGGACGGCGTGCTCCACGAGATCATGACCCCGCCCAAGCGCCTGGAGACGGCGCTCACCTCCCGCGTCAAGATCATGTCGACCATGGACATCGCCGAGCGGCGGCTCCCCCAGGACGGACGCATCAAGCTGCGCTACAACCAGCGCGAGATCGACTTCCGCGTCTCCACGCTCCCCACGATCTTCGGCGAGAAGACCGTCCTGCGCATCCTGGACAAGGAGTCGCTCCAGCTGGACCTGACCATGCTCGGCTTCGACGCGTGGAGCCTCGAGCAGTTCAACAAGGCGATCCACCAGCCGTACGGGATGATCCTCATCACGGGGCCCACCGGCTCCGGCAAGACCACCACCCTCTACTCGGCCATCCACACGATCAACTCTCCCGACGTCAACATCATGACGGCCGAGGACCCGGTGGAGTACAACCTCAAGGGCGTCAACCAGGTTCAGATCAACGAGGGGATCGGGCGGACGTTCGGCGCCGCGCTGCGCTCCTTCCTGCGCCAGGACCCCGACGTGATCCTCGTCGGCGAGACGCGCGACCTGGAGACGGCCCAGATCGGCATCCGCGCGGCCCTCACGGGTCACCTCGTTCTCAGCACGCTGCACACCAACGACTGCCCCGGCACCGTTGCCCGGCTCCTCGACATGGGGATTCCGCCCTTCCTCGTCTCCTCGGCGCTGACGCTGATCCTGGCTCAGCGCCTCGGGCGCAAGATCTGCAAGGACTGCAAGCAGCCGTACGAGGCGGACGAGGAGAGCCTGGTGCCCTACGGCCACGTGCCCCAGGGGCTCGGCAAGGTGCAGTTCTACAAGGGCAAGGGCTGTCACACGTGCAGCTTCACGGGCATGAAGGGGCGCGTGGCCGTCTACGAGGTCATGCCGATCGGCGACGAGCTCCGGGAGCTGATCCTGCGAAACGCGCCCACCGCGGAGATCCTCCAGCTGGCCCTGACGCAGGGCATGAAGACGCTCCGGCAGAACGCCCTGCAGAAGGTGATCGACGGGGTGACCACCCTGGAGGAAGTGCTCCGGGTGACGCTGGGATGA
- a CDS encoding type IV pilus twitching motility protein PilT, whose protein sequence is MAATMHDLLTILIERGASDLHITTGTYPQIRLHGKLTSLNQFEVLMPQDTQRLAYSVLNEGQKQKFEEENELDLSFGIQGLARFRCNVYRQRGAVAAALRVIPFKIRTFSDLALPPIVEQLSDRPKGLILVTGPTGSGKSTTLAAMVDKINSERSEHIMTIEDPIEFVHQHKKCLVNQREVFSDTQSFKNALKSILRQDPDVVLVGEMRDLETIAAALTIAETGHLTLGTLHTNSCAQTMNRIIDVFPTSQQGQVRAQLSLVLEGVLSQQLIPTADGRGRAMALEIMVTTPAVRNLIREEKIHQIYSAMQAGQKFGMQTMNQSLAELVQKRRITREEALNRSTMPEELDQFLKSSGMTAPAAAAGGGSGSPFGRR, encoded by the coding sequence ATGGCCGCGACAATGCACGATCTGCTCACCATCCTGATCGAGCGGGGCGCGTCGGATCTGCATATCACGACCGGCACCTACCCGCAGATCCGCCTGCACGGCAAGCTCACCTCGCTCAACCAGTTCGAGGTGCTGATGCCGCAGGACACCCAGCGGCTGGCCTACAGCGTCCTCAACGAGGGACAGAAGCAGAAGTTCGAGGAGGAGAACGAGCTGGATCTCTCCTTCGGAATCCAGGGGCTGGCGCGCTTCCGGTGCAACGTCTACCGGCAGCGCGGCGCCGTCGCGGCGGCCCTCCGCGTCATCCCCTTCAAGATCCGGACGTTCTCGGATCTCGCGCTGCCGCCCATCGTCGAGCAGCTGTCGGATCGGCCCAAGGGCCTGATCCTGGTCACGGGCCCCACGGGCTCGGGCAAATCCACGACCCTCGCCGCCATGGTGGACAAGATCAACTCCGAGCGCAGCGAGCACATCATGACCATCGAGGACCCCATCGAGTTCGTCCACCAGCACAAGAAGTGCCTGGTGAACCAGCGCGAGGTGTTCTCGGACACCCAGTCGTTCAAGAACGCGCTGAAATCCATCCTGCGCCAGGACCCGGACGTCGTGCTCGTCGGCGAGATGCGCGACCTCGAGACCATCGCCGCCGCCCTCACCATCGCCGAGACGGGCCACCTGACGCTGGGCACCCTGCACACCAACTCCTGCGCCCAGACCATGAACCGCATCATCGACGTCTTCCCCACGAGCCAGCAAGGTCAGGTCCGCGCCCAGCTCTCCCTGGTGCTGGAGGGGGTGCTCTCCCAGCAGCTCATCCCCACGGCCGACGGGCGCGGCCGCGCCATGGCGCTCGAGATCATGGTCACCACCCCCGCCGTCCGCAACCTGATCCGGGAGGAGAAGATCCATCAGATCTACTCGGCCATGCAGGCGGGACAGAAGTTCGGCATGCAGACGATGAACCAGTCCCTCGCGGAGCTCGTGCAGAAACGGCGCATCACCCGGGAAGAGGCGCTGAACCGGAGCACGATGCCCGAGGAGCTGGATCAGTTCTTGAAGAGCAGCGGCATGACCGCGCCGGCGGCCGCGGCGGGGGGCGGAAGCGGCTCCCCCTTCGGCCGGCGCTGA
- a CDS encoding type II secretion system F family protein: MPVFSYRGRGASGLTTGEVEAPDRMAAVGELRNRAILVTKIEEKAGGKTVVKLGGKVNDREMAIFTRQFSTMIDAGLPLVQCLNILADQSESKTLRAVTANVARQVEAGATLAESLRRHPRIFDDLFTNLVQVGEAGGILDVVLQRLSVYIEKAAALKRKVKAAMVYPSTIIGVAFLIVIFMLTFVIPTFATMFKNLGADLPLPTQIVLWMSDFVRGYIIFIILGVMGAVYLLRRYYRTENGKSTIDALLLKLPVFGTLIRKVAVARFTRTFGTLVSSGVPILEGLRITARTAGNKVVEKAVMQCRAAVTAGKTLAEPLKASGVFPPMVTQMIAVGEQTGALDAMLNKIADFYDDEVDTAVGALTALLEPLMIVILGVIIGGLVVAMYLPIFRLVTLIK, encoded by the coding sequence ATGCCGGTATTCAGCTACCGGGGACGCGGGGCCAGCGGGCTCACCACCGGCGAGGTCGAAGCCCCGGACCGGATGGCCGCCGTGGGCGAGCTCAGGAATCGCGCCATCCTGGTGACCAAGATCGAGGAGAAGGCGGGCGGCAAGACGGTCGTCAAGCTGGGGGGCAAGGTCAACGACCGGGAGATGGCCATCTTCACCCGGCAGTTCTCCACCATGATCGACGCCGGGCTGCCTCTGGTGCAGTGCCTGAACATCCTGGCCGACCAGAGCGAGTCCAAGACCCTGCGGGCCGTGACCGCCAACGTGGCCCGACAGGTGGAAGCCGGCGCCACCCTGGCCGAGTCACTGCGGCGCCACCCCCGGATCTTCGACGACCTCTTCACCAACCTGGTCCAGGTGGGCGAGGCGGGCGGGATCCTCGACGTGGTGCTCCAGCGCCTCTCCGTCTACATCGAGAAGGCCGCCGCCCTGAAGCGGAAGGTCAAGGCGGCCATGGTGTATCCCTCCACGATCATCGGCGTGGCATTCCTGATCGTCATCTTCATGCTGACCTTCGTGATCCCGACCTTCGCCACCATGTTCAAGAACCTCGGGGCGGACCTGCCGCTGCCCACGCAGATCGTCCTCTGGATGTCGGACTTCGTGCGCGGGTACATCATCTTCATCATCCTCGGGGTGATGGGCGCGGTGTACCTGCTGCGGCGGTACTACAGGACCGAGAACGGCAAGTCGACGATCGACGCGCTCCTGCTCAAGCTGCCGGTCTTTGGCACGCTGATCCGGAAGGTGGCGGTTGCGCGCTTCACGCGCACCTTCGGCACCCTCGTCTCCTCGGGCGTGCCCATCCTCGAGGGGCTGCGTATCACCGCCCGGACCGCCGGGAACAAGGTGGTGGAGAAGGCGGTGATGCAGTGCCGCGCCGCGGTGACCGCCGGGAAGACCCTGGCCGAGCCACTCAAGGCTTCCGGCGTCTTCCCGCCCATGGTGACGCAGATGATCGCCGTGGGAGAGCAGACCGGCGCGCTGGATGCGATGCTGAACAAGATCGCCGATTTCTACGATGACGAGGTGGACACGGCGGTCGGCGCCCTGACAGCCCTCCTGGAGCCGCTCATGATCGTCATCCTGGGTGTGATCATCGGCGGCCTGGTCGTGGCGATGTACTTGCCGATCTTCCGCCTGGTCACGCTGATCAAGTAG